Proteins encoded within one genomic window of Pieris brassicae chromosome 12, ilPieBrab1.1, whole genome shotgun sequence:
- the LOC123717586 gene encoding thyroid receptor-interacting protein 11-like — translation MSWLNLNQSLSSIKGQITNFATEVLTEAVGPLNEEEASRNDSITNDLQEKCEKQELEIATLRKLNDELQTSLQSERLSRKNGVKEEESNWYWDPPPQTSKPFDHELEKQYKLQIQALQDEISSVKDRVVHDSRSDNDEELNRLREENKNLTNSLEDLDCQHQTAMEKLLSLKKELQKNFELLKQEHEEMKFANVQYLEDNKRLLVQLSDRDKEIENIKTSHTDYETLHHKYQNLERIHSLLRENAEKFQEENQELHEEVFKLQEQVTKLEHDIEVISKETEMSETVPKIKYEELQKKLYEMQERRPTNQDNLDEINIDDNAKSVIETLKRDITDLKRKLAERENTEVIDNKMIKPEKIMQLYNRYVNFDLPVDYVGEMPSVTDNIVLFKLESVFKTINAFKKEIETLEQKISEKKLNISQLKTQMEDLTAENEYLTSDIQHFETELDEMKKNNDFLISEIAALKNTSKLEPIIETHEDNLVKLESELADCNQINKTFESEIMRVEKELFEVKSEKIILQESLNDLRQKYTSMINELETCKNDTKAVEELENSTNVTQNAKLLKACDDIDDFKKRLLNATSKNEQLAIDLHIVENDKVLLTKEVDELKNALAERSSSNKELESLKAVLDHKLKDVENKLDAMIKHKQDLENENFELLEKVKLLESEKKNQEDFENTLKQNSQLSLDIEDLHKKNSNLLQHLNELRNEITLLGQEKDDLINENNSLKQNQVIETSNLSELKKITNALQSKTDEFNRLSNEYLALKKENSNILENKAHVETELAKADVKILHMQEEFEKLISDLNVKDSIIDSLNISLNQNQVTLSTLSQNVADFDGNISIKNAEIDRLQKSLQNVTDNLNKTIENSNHSHEELKKLHSEKEDINKQIYTLNDEIMAKNSDITKLTSRLEELDKVNTQNKFNLDNKDKEIKELRQSIVELTDKINLDTTTVHNDVYAKLLEDKVSTENKCAELNSILTTKENELSELNQKLISLENTCAEYKLNIDKETAEKAELISLVNLKHNESLQYHAEIQRLNHVILEQNTEFKRIFEEKDALIKNQTESCHNCEKLLGTIKERDEAIVSLNQSLIDYERLKAELTTATETMRTLTQNCEDLDKSLTIQLETVRKLTAENTQLSEKEQNSTRELERLRHHLMETEESYTQELMISEQKLTECQTRLHQVEDRAKQTSTVYTSNSIRANQEVETLRNQIKLLEKQREDVQSRLSDADDVRSRSEAALTNLQVVLEQFQLDKERDIHAETERIRNKMDDIRRENQGLQDEIGRLKAKLEESIAGLQAAARLGDQVETKTAQINDLKEQVRTLQTTITAAEERYYNAISNQQDKVDKNLVKNLVINYVLTAGQNNLNRTQTLRILSTVLDFNKQECERLGLVKSSTAPDSLAAEFVKFLQNESKPRPPLPDIMSMQARSTTPSTSRKSSTIGPHPVFDLGHRRNPSTGSNNLLFQNLDSAETSSQKSAESESRVIQLTTLDTGINQTRNNEGAILKHVLKDI, via the exons AGACTCTCAAGAAAAAATGGAGTCAAAGAAGAAGAATCCAACTGGTATTGGGATCCACCGCCTCAGACCTCGAAACCTTTTGACCATGAATtggaaaaacaatataaattacaaattcaaGCATTACAAGACGAAATATCCTCCGTAAAAGATCGGGTCGTCCATGATAGTAGATCTGATAACGACGAGGAACTGAACAGGCTTCgcgaagaaaataaaaacctcACGAATAGCTTAGAAGACTTGGATTGTCAACACCAAACAGCTATGGAAAAACTTCTGTCCCTTAAAAAAGAGTTACAGAAAAATTTTGAACTTCTAAAGCAAGAACATGAAGAAATGAAATTTGCCAATGTTCAGTATTTGGAAGATAACAAACGTTTACTTGTGCAATTAAGCGATAGAGATAAAGAGATAGAGAATATAAAAACTTCGCACACTGATTATGAAACGCTACATcataaataccaaaatttaGAAAGAATACACAGCTTACTAAGAGAGAATGCAGAAAAGTTTCAAGAAGAAAACCAAGAGCTACATGAAGAGGTGTTTAAGTTGCAAGAGCAAGTTACAAAATTAGAACATGATATTGAAGTCATCTCGAAAGAAACGGAAATGTCTGAAACGgttcctaaaataaaatacgaagAACTTCAGAAAAAGTTATACGAAATGCAAGAAAGGCGACCAACCAATCAAGATAATTTAGACGAAATAAACATCGACGATAACGCAAAAAGCGTCATCGAAACCCTGAAACGTGACATCACCgatttaaaacgtaaattgGCAGAACGTGAAAATACTGAggtaatagataataaaatgattaagcCCGAAAAAATCATGCAGCTTTATAATCGCTatgttaattttgatttacCAGTTGACTATGTTGGGGAGATGCCATCTGTAACAGACAATATAGTATTGTTTAAATTGGAAAgtgtatttaaaactattaacgcgtttaaaaaagaaattgaaacgttagaacaaaaaatatcagaGAAGAAGCTTAACATTAGTCAATTAAAGACGCAAATGGAAGATCTGACTGCGGAAAATGAATATCTGACATCAGATATCCAGCATTTTGAAACTGAATTAGATGAAATGAAGAAGAACAACGATTTTCTCATTTCCGAAATAGCCGCCCTTAAAAATACTTCCAAACTTGAACCAATAATAGAGACACACGAAGATAATTTGGTTAAGTTAGAAAGTGAATTGGCTGATtgtaatcaaattaataagaCATTTGAATCAGAAATAATGAGAGTAGAAAAGGAATTGTTTGAAGTAAAGTCAGAAAAAATCATTCTACAAGAAAGTTTAAATGATTTGCGGCAGAAATATACATCAATGATAAATGAATTAGAAACTTGCAAAAATGATACGAAGGCAGTGGAAGAGCTTGAAAACAGTACTAACGTTACACAAAATGCGAAACTCTTAAAAGCATGTGATGATAttgatgattttaaaaaacgaTTATTGAATGCTACTTCAAAGAACGAACAACTTGCTATTGATTTACATATTGTTGAGAATGATAAAGTGTTACTTACAAAGGAGGTAGACGAATTAAAGAATGCGTTAGCGGAAAGGTCTTCTTCAAATAAAGAGTTAGAATCTTTAAAAGCTGTTTTAGACCATAAGTTAAAAGACGTTGAAAACAAATTAGATGCCAtgataaaacataaacaagATCTAGAGAATGAAAACTTCGAGCTATTGGAAAAAGTGAAACTATTGGagtcagaaaagaaaaatCAGGAGGATTTTGAGAACACGCTTAAACAAAATAGTCAACTATCGCTTGATATTGAGGACCTGcacaaaaaaaactcaaatctTTTACAACACTTGAATGAACTACGTAATGAAATTACACTTCTAGGACAGGAAAAAGATGATCTAATCAATGAGAATAACTCacttaaacaaaatcaagTTATTGAAACTAGTAATCTTTCAGAGCTgaagaaaataacaaatgcACTGCAGAGTAAAACTGATGAATTTAACAGATTAAGTAATGAGTACTTAGCGCTCAAGAAAGAAAATAGCAATATCCTTGAAAATAAGGCGCACGTTGAAACAGAGTTGGCTAAAGCTGATGTTAAAATTCTACACATGCAAGaagaatttgaaaaattaatatctgaCTTAAACGTAAAAGATTCTATTAttgattcattaaatataagtttgaATCAGAATCAAGTCACGCTGTCTACCCTCAGTCAAAATGTTGCCGATTTTGACGGTAATATATCGATTAAAAATGCAGAAATTGATCGACTACAGAAATCTTTGCAGAACGTTACAGACaacctaaataaaacaattgagaACTCAAACCATAGCCACGAAGagcttaaaaaattacattctgAAAAAGaagacataaataaacaaatatacacttTAAATGATGAAATCATGGCCAAAAATTCGGACATAACGAAATTAACTAGCCGTCTTGAAGAACTTGATAAAGTGAACACAcagaacaaatttaatttagataataaagataaagaaATCAAAGAGCTGCGGCAATCGATTGTTGAATTAACTGATAAAATCAATTTAGATACAACGACCGTTCATAATGATGTATATGCAAAATTGCTTGAAGATAAAGTAAGTACTGAGAACAAATGTGCTGAACTGAACAGCATCTTAACGACAAAAGAAAATGAATTATCAGAATTAAATCAGAAGCTTATTTCATTAGAAAATACGTGTGCggaatataaactaaatatcgATAAAGAAACAGCTGAAAAAGCAGAGTTAATAAGTCTTGTAAACCTTAAACATAATGAAAGTCTTCAATATCATGCAGAAATACAGCGTTTAAACCACGTTATTTTAGAACAAAATACTGAATTCAAAAgaatatttgaagaaaaagatgcattaattaaaaatcaaaccGAGAGTTGTCATAACTGTGAGAAATTACTAGGCacaattaaagagagagaCGAAGCCATAGTATCGTTGAACCAGTCATTAATCGATTACGAAAGATTGAAGGCAGAATTAACAACTGCTACAGAAACGATGCGTACTTTAACTCAGAATTGCGAAGATTTGGACAAAAGCTTAACTATTCAGTTGGAGACCGTAAGGAAATTGACAGCAGAAAATACACAG TTGTCAGAAAAAGAGCAAAACTCGACGCGGGAGTTGGAGCGCTTACGTCATCACCTGATGGAGACAGAGGAGAGTTACACACAGGAGCTGATGATATCGGAGCAGAAGCTAACGGAGTGTCAGACGAGATTACACCAAGTTGAAGATCGGGCGAAGCAGACAAGCACGGTATATACTAGCAATAG CATTCGAGCTAATCAAGAAGTCGAGACCCTTAGGAATCAAATCAAACTATTAGAAAAGCAACGAGAGGATGTTCAGTCCAGGTTAAGTGATGCCGATGACGTGAGAAGTCGGAGTGAAGCGGCACTTACGAACCTTCAAGTGGTCTTAGAACAATTTCaattag ACAAAGAACGAGACATACACGCTGAGACCGAGcgaataagaaataaaatggaTGATATTAGAAGAGAAAATCAGGGTTTACAAGATGAAATTGGTCGGCTCAAAGCTAAATTGGAAGAATCCATCGCTGGGCTACAGGCGGCAGCTAGGCTTGGAGATCAGGTGGAAACTAAGACAGCTCAAATTAATGATTTGAAAGAACAAG TACGTACATTACAAACGACTATAACGGCGGCAGAGGAGCGATACTATAACGCAATATCGAACCAGCAGGACAAGGTCGACAAAAACCTTGTGAAGAACCTGGTCATTAATTATGTGCTTACCGCGGggcaaaataatttaaacag GACACAAACATTACGCATCCTATCAACAGTTCTAGACTTTAACAAACAGGAATGCGAGAGGCTAGGCCTGGTCAAATCCAGTACAGCACCAGATAGTCTAGCTGCTGAGTTTGTAAAGTTCTTGCAAAACGAGTCAAAGCCCCGGCCGCCTTTACCGGATATTATGAGCATGCAGGCTCGAAGCACTACACCGAGTACGTCGAGGAAAAGCTCGACTATTG GTCCACACCCAGTCTTCGATCTCGGACACAGGCGAAATCCATCAACAGGCTCCAACAACCTCCTATTCCAGAATTTAGATTCTGCGGAAACATCCTCGCAGAAATCTGCCGAATCTGAATCCAGGGTTATACAACTAACAACGTTGGATACAGGAATAAACCAAACCAGAAATAATGAGGGAGCCATTCTGAAACATGTTTTGAAGGATATATAA